The Paenibacillus sp. FSL R7-0204 genome includes a region encoding these proteins:
- the spoVB gene encoding stage V sporulation protein B has protein sequence MRKQTFIQGTIILLLAGIINRMLGFIPRIALPRIIGAEGVGLYQLGYPFFIVLITVITGGIPLAIAKLVAEAEGENRPEQSRKILQTGLALSLSLGIVFTFVALFSASWVSSVLLTDQRVYYTFVSMTPMIAIVAVSSIYRGYFQGRQNMIPSAFSSVLESVIRIFFMLWFSWMLLPRGIAFAAAGAMLGVTVGEIAGMLALLGQYYFNDKKDRSEPPPSVDVTVQDVQGSAGREPGQTTTPVFKRLIGISVPVTAGRLIGSFSYLLESIITVRSLALAGITAAAATAQYGSLQGMVIPLLLLPGVLSSSLAVSLVPSLSEAAARNDLPTIHKRMHQALRLAMVTGAPFAAVMYILAVPLCTLMYGNAADTAPMLRMMAPFAVFLYVQAPLQAALQAMDRPGKALINTLIGAIVKILLILLLASRPEYGILGAIIAIMVNSLLVTLLHGYSVVKLTAMSLRWSDPLKILAATVIMAAGMSYVYTSVPISQSQWIQFLAAGTCGMAIYLSICLLSGLISRRDLERVPFFRRWRS, from the coding sequence GTGAGGAAACAGACCTTTATACAAGGAACGATCATCCTGCTGCTCGCCGGTATCATTAACCGGATGCTTGGCTTCATTCCCCGGATTGCCCTGCCCCGGATCATCGGCGCTGAGGGGGTGGGTCTGTATCAGCTCGGATACCCGTTTTTCATTGTGCTCATTACGGTAATTACGGGGGGAATCCCGTTGGCGATTGCCAAGCTGGTTGCGGAAGCCGAAGGGGAGAACCGCCCGGAGCAATCGCGCAAAATCCTGCAAACCGGTCTTGCCCTCAGCCTGTCGCTGGGCATTGTGTTCACCTTCGTCGCCCTGTTCAGCGCCTCCTGGGTATCCAGCGTTCTTCTGACGGACCAGCGTGTCTATTATACCTTCGTCAGCATGACCCCCATGATCGCCATCGTCGCCGTTTCATCCATCTACCGGGGATACTTTCAAGGCAGGCAGAACATGATTCCCTCGGCCTTCTCCTCCGTGCTGGAATCGGTCATCCGCATCTTCTTCATGCTGTGGTTCTCCTGGATGCTGCTGCCGAGGGGCATCGCCTTTGCGGCTGCGGGTGCGATGCTTGGCGTGACTGTGGGCGAGATCGCCGGAATGCTGGCCCTGCTGGGGCAATATTATTTTAACGACAAAAAAGACAGGTCTGAACCCCCGCCTTCCGTGGATGTGACTGTTCAGGATGTACAGGGCAGTGCCGGACGCGAGCCCGGGCAGACAACAACGCCTGTCTTTAAACGTCTAATCGGCATTTCAGTACCGGTAACCGCCGGACGACTGATCGGCTCATTCTCGTACCTTCTGGAATCCATTATTACCGTGCGCAGCCTAGCGCTTGCCGGAATCACGGCCGCCGCCGCAACTGCACAATATGGTTCCTTGCAGGGAATGGTGATTCCGCTGCTGCTGCTGCCGGGTGTGCTTAGTTCCTCGCTGGCCGTCTCCCTCGTCCCTTCCTTATCGGAGGCCGCCGCCCGCAACGATCTGCCCACGATTCATAAAAGAATGCACCAGGCCCTGCGGCTCGCCATGGTGACCGGTGCCCCGTTTGCTGCCGTTATGTATATTCTTGCCGTACCACTCTGTACGCTAATGTACGGCAATGCGGCGGATACGGCCCCTATGCTTAGAATGATGGCCCCGTTCGCAGTATTTCTCTACGTGCAGGCCCCGCTGCAAGCGGCCCTTCAGGCCATGGACCGGCCGGGCAAGGCACTGATTAATACACTGATAGGAGCCATTGTCAAAATCCTCCTGATTCTCCTGCTGGCCTCCCGGCCTGAATACGGTATTCTGGGTGCCATCATCGCCATTATGGTTAACAGCCTGCTTGTCACGCTTCTGCACGGCTATAGTGTGGTCAAGCTGACCGCCATGTCCTTGCGCTGGTCGGACCCGCTCAAAATCCTGGCCGCTACGGTCATCATGGCCGCCGGGATGTCGTATGTTTATACGTCTGTTCCAATCTCACAGTCGCAGTGGATACAATTCCTGGCCGCTGGTACTTGTGGCATGGCCATCTATCTGAGCATCTGCCTGTTATCCGGCCTGATCTCCAGACGCGACCTGGAGCGTGTCCCCTTTTTCAGACGCTGGCGCAGTTAG
- the secF gene encoding protein translocase subunit SecF, translating into MRFKKELDFVHLSKFFYIFSIALTVAGLVFLATFGLNYSVDFKAGSNVDVALSKGVTLAELQPALKGAGIEHEPTITIGDKRVNIRYDQELSDAQSETLKKSINKIDDKASFEINTVDTEMAKELARNAIYSVLLSSIGIIIYVSIRFEWRFALASIVALLHDAFMVVAVFSIFRLEVDITFIVAVLTIIGYSINDTIVIFDRIRENLRFGKQKSYEDLKHLVNKSVMQTLMRSLYTAFTVFIAAFFLLIMGGESIRMFSLAMVIGLLFGAYSSIFIASPLWLLLKKNQKPAAKTPAKA; encoded by the coding sequence GTGCGCTTTAAGAAAGAGCTTGATTTCGTACATTTAAGTAAATTCTTCTATATCTTTTCGATTGCCCTTACTGTAGCAGGTCTGGTCTTTCTGGCAACCTTCGGCCTGAACTACAGCGTTGACTTCAAGGCCGGGTCCAATGTGGACGTAGCGCTCTCCAAGGGTGTCACGCTGGCTGAGCTGCAGCCGGCTCTAAAGGGTGCGGGTATCGAGCATGAACCTACCATTACCATCGGCGACAAGCGGGTCAACATCCGTTATGATCAAGAGCTGAGTGATGCACAAAGTGAGACCCTTAAGAAGTCAATCAACAAGATTGATGACAAGGCGTCTTTTGAAATCAATACCGTAGATACCGAGATGGCTAAGGAACTGGCCCGCAATGCGATCTATTCCGTACTGCTCTCCAGTATCGGGATTATCATCTATGTAAGTATCCGTTTTGAATGGCGTTTTGCGCTGGCTTCCATTGTGGCGCTGCTTCATGACGCATTCATGGTAGTGGCGGTCTTCTCGATCTTCCGTCTGGAGGTTGACATTACCTTCATTGTCGCGGTGCTGACCATTATCGGTTACTCGATTAACGATACGATCGTTATCTTTGACCGGATACGCGAGAATCTGCGCTTCGGTAAACAGAAGTCGTATGAGGACCTGAAGCACCTGGTTAACAAAAGTGTAATGCAGACACTTATGCGTTCTCTTTATACAGCCTTCACCGTATTTATTGCTGCATTCTTCCTGCTGATTATGGGCGGGGAGTCAATCCGTATGTTCTCACTGGCTATGGTTATCGGTCTGCTCTTCGGAGCATATTCATCGATCTTCATCGCAAGTCCGCTCTGGCTGCTCCTGAAAAAGAACCAGAAGCCTGCGGCGAAGACCCCGGCCAAAGCCTAG
- a CDS encoding TIGR04086 family membrane protein, which produces MSLIRRLFSWKISSPVLSGLIRSFLWMMLGAFILSLLLWGSGLQEQDLTMYTYIVHGVAAAFGGLTAGSRAIRKGWYQGALTGMLYGLAVLLIGFLALDSSPGGMDFLWVLAAAGISALGGMFGVNLQKS; this is translated from the coding sequence ATGTCTCTGATCAGGCGTCTATTCTCATGGAAAATATCTAGTCCGGTATTATCGGGTTTAATCCGCTCGTTCCTGTGGATGATGCTGGGTGCGTTCATCCTCTCCCTTCTGCTCTGGGGCAGCGGACTGCAGGAACAGGATCTCACCATGTACACCTACATTGTCCACGGCGTGGCTGCCGCATTCGGAGGCTTGACCGCAGGCAGCAGAGCCATCCGCAAAGGCTGGTACCAGGGCGCACTCACAGGCATGTTATACGGACTGGCTGTACTGTTGATCGGATTCCTGGCGCTTGACAGTTCTCCGGGAGGAATGGACTTTCTGTGGGTTCTGGCAGCCGCAGGCATTAGCGCACTTGGAGGAATGTTTGGAGTTAATTTACAGAAATCCTAA
- a CDS encoding post-transcriptional regulator: MESEQWRYDELSEDIEAMCISKAEEFRLLGYEYVTGKDIWDCISRNYAKEGRPPLHRLVNDIYSLKSGSYMTYLTLAAYRGLN, from the coding sequence GTGGAATCGGAACAATGGAGATATGACGAGCTTAGTGAAGATATCGAAGCCATGTGCATCAGCAAAGCGGAGGAATTCCGGCTCCTCGGCTATGAATATGTGACCGGTAAGGACATTTGGGATTGCATCAGCCGCAATTATGCCAAGGAGGGAAGACCTCCCCTGCACAGGCTGGTCAATGACATTTATTCGCTCAAGTCTGGCAGTTATATGACTTATCTGACCTTGGCGGCCTACCGGGGATTGAATTAA
- the recJ gene encoding single-stranded-DNA-specific exonuclease RecJ, whose product MLHSKTSWQSPAADSERIQELARSLSISPLLSSLLVQRGMDTADKARVFMDGGAEDRHDPFLLKGMAEAVPRIQKALQEEEHILVYGDYDADGVSSTALMIYLLRHLGASFDIYIPHRSNEGYGLHNHALDWAVQQGVSLVITVDTGISAYHQIAYASELGIDVIVTDHHEPPELLPEAYALINPKLPDCPYPFKGLAGVGVAYKLAEALLGSEVPEEWCEIAAIGTVADLMPLLGENRSLVRRGLSSMRNSSFPGIRALLSVGGIAMNTVSAVNIAFGMAPRINASGRLDHAGRAVTLLTTEDSAEAEQFAGELDLLNKERQLVVERIVTEATAKLEERISRSGLPDIIVLADQGWNVGVVGIVASKLLERYYRPVIILDIHPETGMCKGSARSIPGLDIYAALSSCAELMDHFGGHPAAAGMSLPSDKLEAFDAALNSYAASILTPEDFVAVTAADGEVSIADLTLQAALELERLAPFGMANPLPRFILRGAVVKETRKMGQEGKHLKLVLQQDKLTIEAVAFGKGPLAELLPDGTVVDVLAELSVNEWNGSRKPQLMLQDLAVPKAQLFDLRGAADAVKQAAHIQELLRTYSGSNPGQSAAVFQNSRTTPLRDLKGMSLWVYDESAGISAIHQPEGARAEEGLSLLCVLDMPESPEQLEALFTAFPQAENIALLHSIRDGRDRLQVPTRDHFKSLYKWIAAIAASPTPEQEVLLRLSRQSALGVRMVSRMLDVFDELDFIERSGGKITFVPQPAAKSLSTSEHFVRLGKTAEMEQYFMEGSRIELQEFMLSRRLGVS is encoded by the coding sequence TTGCTTCATTCAAAAACAAGCTGGCAATCTCCGGCAGCCGATTCCGAGCGTATTCAGGAACTGGCCCGGAGCCTTTCTATTTCTCCGCTCCTTTCTTCACTGCTGGTGCAAAGAGGTATGGATACCGCTGACAAGGCGCGCGTATTCATGGATGGTGGAGCGGAAGATAGACATGATCCATTCCTGCTCAAAGGAATGGCTGAAGCGGTGCCGCGGATACAGAAGGCACTGCAAGAGGAAGAACATATTCTGGTGTACGGTGATTATGACGCAGATGGGGTATCCAGCACAGCACTGATGATCTACCTGTTGCGTCATCTCGGCGCCTCCTTTGACATTTATATTCCCCATCGGTCCAATGAAGGCTATGGACTGCATAATCATGCGTTGGACTGGGCGGTCCAGCAGGGTGTATCTCTCGTCATTACGGTTGATACTGGTATCAGTGCCTATCATCAGATTGCCTATGCCTCGGAGCTGGGCATTGACGTTATTGTCACGGACCATCATGAGCCGCCAGAGCTGCTGCCTGAGGCATATGCCCTGATTAACCCGAAGCTGCCGGACTGCCCGTATCCGTTCAAGGGCCTGGCTGGAGTGGGGGTGGCTTACAAGCTGGCTGAGGCGCTCCTGGGCAGCGAAGTGCCGGAGGAATGGTGTGAGATCGCCGCCATCGGTACCGTAGCTGACCTGATGCCGCTGCTGGGCGAGAACCGCAGTCTGGTGCGCAGAGGCCTCAGCAGCATGCGGAATTCGTCCTTCCCGGGAATCCGGGCGCTGCTCTCGGTGGGCGGTATTGCGATGAACACCGTCAGTGCGGTGAATATCGCCTTCGGGATGGCTCCGCGTATTAATGCCAGCGGAAGACTGGACCATGCTGGCCGGGCGGTTACACTGCTGACCACTGAAGATTCGGCAGAAGCTGAACAATTTGCCGGAGAGCTGGATCTGCTGAATAAGGAACGGCAGCTGGTTGTGGAGCGAATTGTCACCGAAGCCACAGCCAAGCTGGAGGAGAGAATCAGCAGGAGCGGACTGCCGGATATTATAGTGCTGGCGGACCAGGGCTGGAATGTCGGCGTAGTCGGCATTGTGGCTTCCAAGCTGCTTGAGCGGTATTACCGTCCGGTTATTATTCTGGACATTCATCCGGAGACCGGGATGTGCAAGGGCTCTGCCCGCTCTATCCCGGGCCTGGATATCTATGCAGCCTTATCCTCATGCGCCGAATTGATGGACCACTTCGGAGGACATCCGGCCGCTGCCGGGATGAGTCTGCCGTCAGACAAGCTGGAAGCCTTCGATGCGGCGCTGAATAGCTATGCTGCGTCTATTCTGACACCGGAGGACTTCGTAGCTGTTACGGCTGCGGACGGGGAGGTATCCATTGCAGATCTGACCCTCCAGGCTGCGCTTGAGCTGGAGCGGCTTGCGCCGTTTGGCATGGCCAATCCGCTGCCGAGATTCATTCTGCGCGGAGCGGTTGTGAAGGAGACCCGGAAGATGGGCCAGGAGGGCAAGCACCTGAAGCTTGTGCTCCAGCAGGACAAGCTGACGATTGAAGCTGTAGCCTTCGGCAAGGGTCCCCTGGCTGAGCTGCTTCCGGACGGCACAGTCGTGGATGTACTGGCAGAGCTGTCCGTCAATGAATGGAACGGCTCGCGCAAGCCTCAGCTGATGCTGCAGGATCTGGCGGTGCCGAAGGCGCAGTTGTTCGATCTGCGCGGCGCAGCTGATGCTGTTAAGCAGGCGGCGCATATTCAGGAGCTGCTCCGCACCTATAGCGGCAGCAATCCGGGCCAGAGTGCTGCGGTCTTCCAGAACAGCCGGACAACGCCGCTGCGTGATCTGAAGGGCATGTCCCTCTGGGTATACGATGAGTCTGCCGGGATCTCGGCTATACATCAGCCGGAGGGTGCACGTGCCGAAGAGGGACTGTCGCTGCTCTGTGTGCTGGATATGCCCGAGTCCCCGGAACAGCTGGAAGCGCTGTTCACTGCTTTTCCCCAGGCGGAGAACATTGCCCTGCTGCATTCGATCCGTGACGGGCGTGACCGGCTGCAGGTTCCTACCCGTGATCATTTCAAATCGTTATATAAATGGATTGCCGCAATCGCTGCATCTCCAACTCCTGAGCAAGAAGTGCTGCTGCGGCTCAGCCGCCAGTCGGCGCTTGGTGTGCGTATGGTGAGCAGAATGCTGGATGTGTTCGATGAGCTTGACTTCATTGAGCGCAGCGGCGGCAAGATTACCTTTGTCCCGCAGCCTGCCGCCAAGAGTCTGAGCACATCAGAGCATTTCGTCAGACTGGGCAAGACGGCGGAGATGGAACAGTATTTCATGGAAGGCAGCCGCATTGAACTGCAGGAATTCATGCTGTCACGGCGTTTAGGGGTCTCATAA
- a CDS encoding cation diffusion facilitator family transporter — MNDKPLPRKQTVAWTGILSDVLLAVAKGSIGYLSGSKALLGDAIYSGADAAARLAGVIPWNLKQGHKAAGAAERGRTVQGSKEPMAAILFSVLIIMGGLQVAFSAIRDLTRGHLSAPEESALVAVLLCIVFKEAVFQYQYRYFKKKGDGSHAAYADSHRFSLYTSITVFIGIALAITGGYLNWHPLLYMDPIAALLTGCLILRKGYSLIASSVYSKKIQELPSEEAASFIETVQRVHGVIRVEQLRALEEGDYVNLHVKISVNPRISVMEAQDISECARKLLQHRFVHVGEVHMDVVPYDPGYPYKSNHELVDNDIPTLLQ; from the coding sequence ATGAATGACAAACCATTACCCCGGAAACAAACTGTTGCCTGGACCGGAATCCTTAGTGATGTTCTACTTGCTGTAGCCAAGGGGAGTATCGGTTATCTGTCAGGCAGCAAGGCATTGTTGGGGGATGCAATTTATTCGGGAGCAGATGCCGCTGCCAGACTGGCGGGGGTGATTCCCTGGAACCTGAAGCAGGGTCACAAGGCTGCAGGCGCAGCCGAACGTGGCCGCACTGTACAAGGAAGCAAGGAGCCAATGGCGGCTATTCTGTTCTCTGTGCTGATTATTATGGGCGGGCTGCAGGTTGCTTTCTCGGCGATCCGTGATTTGACAAGGGGACATCTGTCGGCACCGGAGGAGTCAGCGCTTGTTGCTGTCCTGCTGTGCATTGTGTTCAAAGAGGCTGTATTTCAATACCAGTACCGTTATTTCAAAAAAAAGGGTGACGGCAGTCATGCAGCTTATGCCGATAGCCACCGGTTCAGCCTGTATACGTCTATAACTGTATTTATCGGAATTGCCCTGGCCATAACTGGAGGATACTTGAACTGGCATCCTCTGCTCTACATGGACCCCATTGCAGCTCTGCTGACCGGATGCCTGATTCTCCGCAAAGGCTATTCATTAATTGCTTCCTCTGTATACAGCAAGAAGATTCAGGAGCTTCCTTCCGAGGAAGCAGCCAGCTTCATTGAGACGGTTCAGAGGGTACACGGAGTCATCCGGGTGGAGCAGCTCCGGGCGCTGGAGGAAGGCGACTATGTGAATCTGCATGTAAAGATTAGTGTGAATCCGCGGATCAGCGTGATGGAGGCACAGGATATTTCGGAATGTGCAAGGAAGCTGCTTCAGCACCGGTTCGTTCATGTTGGTGAGGTTCATATGGATGTTGTGCCGTATGATCCGGGTTATCCTTATAAAAGCAATCACGAGCTCGTGGACAACGATATTCCCACGCTGCTTCAGTAG
- the secD gene encoding protein translocase subunit SecD, whose product MKRMLSFIITVVVLTGVMVFTTPGLLDRVRLGLDLKGGFEILYHAEPMDTGGTLTRASLQKTAESLEKRANALGTSEPEVTTEGTDRIRLKIAGVTDEAEVRKKMKEPAVLTFRSAKEGDAPGVFSKIELVGSDFVEGAAEVQRDQLNRPEISISIKDKKKFAEITERLVGKELAIYLDENLLSAPPTVRQVLTDGKASISGGYTLDEAREIADTINLGALPLKLTEKYSQSVGATLGKQSLDETVRAGIVGSVIILIFMLLMYRLPGVLASFALILHTWLLILVFVLADFTLTLPGIAAFILGIGMAVDANIITNERIREEMRSGKGIMSSVKAGNKTSFRTVMDANVTTIIVAAVMFAFGTGAVKGFALILIVEIVLSIVTNLYFAHWLLTVLVKAGALNKPKQFGVKESDISAL is encoded by the coding sequence ATGAAGAGAATGTTGAGCTTTATCATTACCGTGGTCGTTCTAACCGGCGTCATGGTATTTACTACTCCCGGGCTGCTGGACAGAGTCCGTCTGGGTCTTGACCTCAAAGGCGGATTCGAAATTCTGTACCACGCCGAGCCAATGGATACGGGAGGAACCCTGACCCGCGCTTCGCTGCAGAAAACTGCAGAGAGCCTGGAGAAGCGGGCGAATGCACTCGGAACCAGCGAGCCTGAGGTGACCACCGAAGGTACGGACCGCATCCGTCTGAAGATCGCGGGTGTTACTGACGAAGCAGAGGTTCGCAAGAAAATGAAAGAACCCGCAGTTCTCACCTTCCGCAGTGCCAAGGAAGGGGATGCTCCCGGGGTATTCAGTAAGATTGAGCTTGTAGGCAGTGACTTCGTGGAAGGTGCGGCAGAGGTTCAACGCGATCAATTGAACCGTCCCGAAATCAGCATCTCCATCAAAGACAAGAAGAAATTCGCAGAGATTACCGAGCGGCTGGTGGGTAAAGAGCTTGCTATTTATCTTGATGAAAACTTGTTATCGGCCCCCCCAACAGTAAGACAAGTCCTGACCGATGGTAAGGCTTCGATTTCCGGGGGATATACACTGGATGAAGCCCGCGAGATTGCCGATACGATCAACCTCGGCGCTTTGCCGCTGAAGCTGACAGAGAAATATTCCCAGAGCGTAGGGGCTACACTGGGTAAGCAATCCTTGGATGAGACCGTCAGAGCCGGTATTGTCGGTTCTGTGATTATTTTGATCTTCATGCTGCTTATGTATCGTCTTCCGGGCGTACTGGCCAGCTTCGCGCTGATCCTGCACACCTGGCTGCTGATTCTGGTATTTGTCCTGGCGGACTTTACGCTGACGCTTCCCGGGATCGCCGCGTTCATTCTCGGTATAGGGATGGCCGTCGATGCCAATATCATTACCAATGAACGGATCAGGGAAGAGATGCGCAGCGGGAAGGGCATTATGTCTTCCGTCAAAGCAGGGAACAAGACCTCCTTCCGTACAGTTATGGATGCGAATGTAACCACTATTATCGTAGCGGCTGTCATGTTCGCCTTCGGTACTGGTGCGGTCAAAGGCTTCGCGCTGATTCTGATCGTGGAAATTGTACTTAGTATCGTAACAAACCTTTATTTTGCCCACTGGCTGCTGACAGTGCTGGTTAAAGCCGGCGCACTCAACAAGCCGAAGCAATTTGGGGTAAAGGAGAGTGACATCAGTGCGCTTTAA
- a CDS encoding adenine phosphoribosyltransferase, giving the protein MDFKNNIRVIPDFPQAGISFKDITTLLKDGAAYRAAIDELKALVAHLEIDVIAGPEARGFVVGAPLAYALGVGFVPIRKSGKLPYETIEVGYDLEYGKDTLAVHTDAIKPGQKVLIADDLLATGGTIATSVNLVEQLGGQVVGAAFLIELTALSGRDKLSDIEVVTLLTYED; this is encoded by the coding sequence TTGGATTTCAAAAACAATATTCGCGTAATTCCGGATTTTCCCCAGGCTGGAATCAGCTTCAAAGATATTACTACACTGCTTAAGGACGGCGCTGCGTACCGTGCAGCCATCGATGAGCTTAAGGCTCTGGTGGCCCACCTGGAGATCGATGTCATTGCCGGACCGGAGGCGCGCGGTTTTGTAGTGGGTGCGCCGCTGGCTTACGCGCTGGGAGTAGGCTTCGTGCCAATCCGTAAAAGCGGCAAGCTTCCGTATGAGACCATCGAAGTAGGCTATGATCTGGAATACGGTAAGGATACCCTCGCTGTGCATACCGATGCGATCAAGCCAGGCCAGAAGGTGCTGATTGCGGATGATCTGCTGGCTACAGGCGGGACGATTGCTACTTCTGTTAACCTGGTAGAGCAGCTTGGCGGCCAGGTGGTCGGCGCTGCATTCCTGATCGAATTGACAGCTCTGTCCGGACGGGACAAGCTGTCGGATATTGAAGTGGTTACCTTGTTGACTTACGAGGATTAG
- a CDS encoding DUF421 domain-containing protein → MFQHITTHIFLTVLMYIFIFLSMRIMGKREIGKLSVFDLTISIMIAEIAVFVIEDIERPIYDGVVPMATLVLIQVIVAQLSLKSRKLRLLVDGRPSILISDGKIHRGEMRRQRYNIDDLLLQLRGQNIVSPADVEFAILETSGQLTVIEKNANVTSSNQSGNSSSGAERKENNGASQKDSGDAESSGGDSASVKLPKHKIRYEGLPIPLIMDGKVQDGNLEMIGKNRFWLRTQIRQKGVSDFRDVFLCSVDHKGELYIAPINPDKGKQT, encoded by the coding sequence ATGTTCCAGCATATTACGACCCACATCTTTCTGACCGTGCTGATGTATATCTTCATTTTCCTGAGTATGCGGATCATGGGTAAACGGGAAATCGGCAAGCTGTCTGTATTTGATCTGACCATTTCCATTATGATCGCTGAGATTGCAGTTTTTGTAATTGAAGATATCGAGCGCCCCATCTATGACGGTGTGGTTCCTATGGCGACCCTGGTGCTGATTCAGGTGATCGTCGCACAGCTCAGCCTGAAGAGCCGGAAGCTGCGACTGCTGGTGGACGGCAGACCCAGTATTCTGATCTCAGACGGGAAGATTCACCGGGGCGAAATGCGCAGGCAGCGGTATAATATTGATGATCTGCTGTTGCAGCTCCGCGGGCAGAATATTGTCAGTCCGGCTGATGTGGAGTTCGCTATCCTAGAGACAAGCGGGCAGTTAACGGTGATTGAGAAGAATGCCAACGTCACTTCATCTAATCAGTCCGGCAACAGCAGTTCCGGCGCAGAGCGGAAGGAGAATAACGGCGCTAGCCAGAAGGACTCCGGCGATGCTGAATCATCCGGCGGTGACTCTGCTTCCGTCAAGCTGCCGAAGCATAAGATCCGTTATGAAGGACTGCCGATTCCGCTGATTATGGACGGGAAGGTGCAGGACGGCAATCTGGAGATGATCGGCAAGAACCGGTTCTGGCTTAGAACCCAGATCCGGCAGAAGGGTGTCTCTGATTTCCGGGATGTGTTCCTGTGCTCGGTGGATCATAAAGGGGAGCTCTATATTGCCCCGATTAATCCCGATAAGGGGAAACAGACCTAA
- a CDS encoding phosphatase PAP2 family protein, whose protein sequence is MLYQSMNLVVVYTVAIVVILIWIGARRNPLMALVEIGRELLRSYKFTLIIIGMFSILALNKYELQIEEKMRLTADYTGFIFGLEGHFVRMVQELFYAPWLTPVIVFFYIFMLQAVLAASLGVYLLDKNRVILYATCYTIILTYAIAIPFYLYFPVNEVWSYAPAGVRFIMLEVFPKFEQEYRPLSGLNNCFPSLHTAISVSMALLAYRSGNRRWMVISTISAVIIVFGIFYLGIHWLTDMIGGTLLAVLSTAIAVPLAKLTLRSGEQGLRVRGRVTNTR, encoded by the coding sequence TTGCTGTACCAGTCCATGAATCTTGTAGTTGTATATACCGTTGCCATTGTTGTGATTTTAATCTGGATCGGCGCACGGCGCAATCCGCTGATGGCCTTAGTTGAAATCGGGAGAGAGCTCCTGAGGTCCTATAAATTCACACTCATTATTATAGGAATGTTCAGCATTCTTGCCCTGAATAAATATGAGCTGCAGATCGAAGAAAAGATGCGGCTGACCGCAGATTACACAGGTTTTATATTCGGCCTGGAGGGGCATTTCGTCCGGATGGTTCAAGAGCTGTTCTACGCTCCCTGGCTGACACCGGTAATTGTCTTCTTCTATATCTTCATGCTGCAAGCCGTGCTGGCGGCCTCGCTCGGGGTCTATCTGCTGGATAAAAATCGTGTGATCCTCTATGCGACCTGCTACACCATTATTTTAACCTATGCCATCGCTATTCCGTTCTATCTGTACTTTCCGGTCAATGAGGTGTGGTCCTATGCGCCCGCCGGGGTACGATTCATCATGCTCGAAGTTTTCCCCAAGTTTGAACAGGAATACCGGCCGCTATCCGGCCTCAATAACTGCTTCCCGAGCCTTCATACTGCTATCTCCGTATCTATGGCCTTGCTGGCTTACCGTTCCGGCAACCGCCGCTGGATGGTGATCAGTACAATCTCAGCCGTTATTATCGTTTTTGGAATCTTCTATCTCGGCATTCACTGGCTGACCGACATGATTGGCGGCACCTTGCTGGCTGTGCTGTCCACGGCTATCGCCGTACCGCTTGCCAAGCTTACCCTGCGCAGCGGGGAACAGGGCTTGAGAGTGCGGGGCCGGGTCACCAATACACGTTAA
- the yajC gene encoding preprotein translocase subunit YajC: MSQFYMAAGTGGGGSILGLVGPFVLMFVVFYFLLIRPQQKKTKARNGMLKALKKGDKVVTIGGLHGTIMEISDDIVILRVNDVTRLTFDRGSISHAVVEVEDKM; this comes from the coding sequence ATGTCACAGTTTTATATGGCAGCAGGTACAGGCGGCGGAGGCAGCATACTGGGTCTTGTGGGTCCTTTTGTACTGATGTTTGTCGTGTTCTACTTCCTGCTGATTCGTCCGCAGCAGAAGAAGACCAAGGCACGTAACGGAATGCTCAAAGCGCTGAAGAAGGGCGATAAGGTAGTTACCATCGGCGGTCTGCACGGAACAATCATGGAGATTTCGGATGACATCGTTATTCTGCGGGTTAATGATGTGACCCGATTGACCTTTGACCGGGGCTCGATCAGTCACGCGGTTGTGGAAGTAGAAGACAAGATGTAA